The genomic interval GTTTTACGCCATCCTGCTCTCAGTACACATTGGAAGCCATCGAACGTTACGGGTTTTGGAAAGGTGTTTGGTTAGGTCTGCGCCGCATTTGCCGATGTCATCCGTTTCATGCTGGGGGTTATGACCCCGTACCGTAGATAAATCATGAGTCAACAACCGAACGCGCGAAGCAATCTGATCCAGATGCTTTTGATTTTCGCTCTGGTGTTTTTGGGGATGCAACTTTTC from Fimbriimonadales bacterium carries:
- the yidD gene encoding membrane protein insertion efficiency factor YidD, with amino-acid sequence MSDFGKRVGVGLIRLYQRSTRWKPSICRFTPSCSQYTLEAIERYGFWKGVWLGLRRICRCHPFHAGGYDPVP